The proteins below come from a single Cryptococcus gattii WM276 chromosome D, complete sequence genomic window:
- a CDS encoding uncharacterized protein (Similar to TIGR gene model, INSD accession AAW43196.1), whose protein sequence is MGRVRTKTVKRSSRILIERYYPRLTLDFHSNKRILDEVATVPSKRLRNKIAGFTTHLMKRIQKGPVRGISFRLQEEERERKDQYVPEVSALAASEESPLEVDAETKDLLKSLGMDDLSVNVINVTANAPRERKSRFVPGAGRA, encoded by the exons ATG GGTCGAGTCAGGACAAAGACCGTCAAGCGATCTTCTCGAATCCTCATCGAGCGATACTACCCCCGTCTCACCCTCGACTTCCA CTCCAACAAGCGAATCCTTGATGAGGTCGCCACTGTTCCCTCTAAGAGGTTGAGGAACAAGATCGCTGGTT TCACCACCCACTTGATGAAGCGAATCCAGAAGGGTCCTGTCCGAGGTATCTCTTTCAGGTtgcaggaggaggagagggagcgAAAGGACCA GTACGTCCCCGAGGTCTCTGCCCTTGCCGCTTCCGAGGAGTCTCCCCTCGAGGTCGACGCCGAGACCAAGGACCTCCTCAAGTCTTTGGGTATGGACGACCTTTCCGTCAACGTCATCAACGTCACCGCCAACGCTCCCCGAGAGAGGAAGTCTCGATTCGTCCCTGGTGCGGGCCGTGCTTAG
- a CDS encoding Hypothetical protein (Similar to TIGR gene model, INSD accession AAW43359.1; CND02970), which yields MITPSGSIQTSQKNKSHKGQISKKKRAKLEKGREKAAELSGKLEVKVREREDRKAKRQRAKKAWE from the exons ATGATCACTCCGTCCGGATCCATTCAGACATCACAAAAGAACAAATCTCATAAGGGACAGATATctaagaagaagagggcCAAGCTGGAGAAAGGCAGGGAAAAGGCAGCTGAGTTGAGCGGCAAACTAGAAGTCAAAGTTCGGGAAAGAGAAGACAGAAAG GCCAAGAGACAGAGAGCGAAGAAGGCTTGGGAGTAG